The nucleotide sequence GTGGTCGGCAACAGGCGCCCCGCGGGCGTCGAACCGACCAGCTCGGCACGGCCGGACTCCTCCTCTGCTCGTGAATGGCGGACGGCCAGGAAGGTGTTCATCAGTCCGGCGAGCAGGGCCAGGAACGTGTAGATCTCGAAGAAGGCGACCGCCGCCAGCGACGTGCCCTGCGGCAGCCCCCGGAGCACGATGATGGTCGGGTCGGCGATCGCGAGGCGGATCAACTGCGCGCGCGCGTTCGCGTCCCCGTAGGTCTGATCGATGGCGGATGCCGAGAACATCGCGAGAAGGGCGATGCACAGGAGCCAGATCAGGATCTGCCAGCGGTCGCGGCGCAGACGCTGGCGCATGAGTGCACCGAGGACCGAGCCCGTGCTCGCGCGAGGGACGGTCTCGCCGGTGCTCGCCGGACGGTCCGGCGCGACGGTCGTGGTCATCGTGACGCCCCGACGCGTTCATCGGCGGTGACGTCGTCGCCGTAGTGACGGAGGAACAGCTCCTCCAGCGACGGCGGCGCGACGGTGAGGCCGCGCACCTCCAACCGCGAGAGCGCACCGAGCAGCGACGGCACGGCGTCGCTGTCCGCCGTGAACCGCACCCGGCCGTTGAGCACGTTCAGGTCGTGCGTGGCGGGGAGGGCCGCCAGCGCATCCTGTGCGACGCCCTCCGCGCTGAACGAGAACTCGGTGCGGGTCAGGTGGCGCAGTTCGTCGAGGGTCCCGGTCTCGACCGTCCGGCCGGCACGGATGATGCTGACCCTGTCGCAGAGCTGCTCCACCTCCGACAGGATGTGGCTCGACAGCAGTACCGTCGCACCCTCCGCCGCGACGCGCTGGATCTCGGCATCGAACACCGCCTCCATCAACGGGTCGAGTCCGCTGGTCGGCTCGTCGAGGATGTACAGGTCGGCCGGCGTCGCGAACGCCGCGACCAGGGCCACCTTCTGCCGGTTGCCCTTCGAGTAGGCGCGGCCCTTCTTCGTCGGATCGAGCTGGAACACGTCGATGAGGCGCTTCTTGCGCGCGGCGTACTGCGCGTGGTCGGCGGTGCCGCCGCGCAGGCGCGCGAGGAGGTCGATCGCCTCTCCACCGGAGAGGTTGGGCCAGAGGCTGACGTCGCCTGGCACGTACGCGAGGCGGCGGTGCAGAGCGACCGCGTCCTTCCACGGGTCGCCCCCGAAGACGGTGGCGCGGCCGCCGTCGGCCCGGGCGAGACCCAGCAGGACTCGGATCGTGGTCGACTTCCCCGCTCCGTTCGGGCCGAGGA is from Leifsonia sp. 466MF and encodes:
- a CDS encoding ABC transporter ATP-binding protein — translated: MDAVIDVAGLEKRFGRVRALDGLDLTVTPGEVHGFLGPNGAGKSTTIRVLLGLARADGGRATVFGGDPWKDAVALHRRLAYVPGDVSLWPNLSGGEAIDLLARLRGGTADHAQYAARKKRLIDVFQLDPTKKGRAYSKGNRQKVALVAAFATPADLYILDEPTSGLDPLMEAVFDAEIQRVAAEGATVLLSSHILSEVEQLCDRVSIIRAGRTVETGTLDELRHLTRTEFSFSAEGVAQDALAALPATHDLNVLNGRVRFTADSDAVPSLLGALSRLEVRGLTVAPPSLEELFLRHYGDDVTADERVGASR